The Alkalinema sp. FACHB-956 genome includes a region encoding these proteins:
- the psaA gene encoding photosystem I core protein PsaA, translating to MTISPPEREAKVKVVVDKDPVPTSTEKWGQPGHFDRTLAKGPKTTTWIWNLHANAHDFDSHTSDLEDVSRKIFSAHFGHLAVVFIWLSGMYFHGAKFSNYEAWLTDPLGVKPSAQVVWPIVGQEILNGDVGGGFHGIQITSGLFQMWRAAGITNSYQLYVTAIGGLVMAGLMLFAGWFHYHKAAPKLEWFQNAESMMNHHLAGLFGLGSLAWAGHQIHVSLPINELLDKGVPASKIPLPHEFILNPQLMADIYPSFAKGLTPFFTLDWGAYADFLTFKGGLNPVTGGLWLTDTAHHHLALAVMFIVAGHMYRTNWGIGHSMKEILEANGPDPVMITGNGHKGLYETLTTSWHANLAINLAIGGSVTIIVAQHMYAMPPYPYLATDYATQLSLFTHHMWIGGFLIVGAAAHGAIFMVRDYDPVVNQGNVLDNVIRHRDAIISHLNWVCIFLGFHSFGLYIHNDTMRAFGRPQDMFSDTAIQLQPIFAQWVQGIHAAATGLGSTAPGALAPASVAFGGDVVAVGGKVAMMPISLGTADFLVHHIHAFTIHVTVLILLKGVLFARSSRLIPDKANLGFRFPCDGPGRGGTCQVSGWDHVFLGLFWMYNSISVVIFHFSWKMQSDVWGTVSPDGTVNHITYGNFAQSAITINGWLRDFLWAQASQVINSYGSALSAYGLMFLAAHFIWAFSLMFLFSGRGYWQELIESIVWAHNKLKVAPAIQPRALSIIQGRAVGVAHYLLGGIATTWAFFLARSLSL from the coding sequence ATGACAATCAGCCCACCGGAGCGCGAGGCGAAGGTGAAGGTTGTTGTCGATAAGGATCCGGTTCCGACTTCCACCGAAAAATGGGGTCAGCCTGGTCACTTCGATCGCACCCTCGCTAAGGGTCCCAAAACCACCACTTGGATTTGGAACCTCCACGCTAACGCTCACGACTTCGATAGCCATACTTCTGACTTAGAAGACGTATCTCGCAAAATTTTTAGCGCCCACTTTGGTCATTTGGCCGTTGTGTTCATTTGGCTCAGTGGCATGTATTTTCATGGCGCTAAGTTTTCAAACTATGAAGCTTGGTTGACGGATCCCCTAGGTGTTAAGCCTAGTGCACAGGTCGTTTGGCCTATCGTCGGTCAAGAAATTTTGAATGGTGATGTCGGTGGTGGATTCCACGGCATCCAAATTACGTCTGGCTTATTCCAGATGTGGCGCGCCGCCGGTATTACAAACTCCTACCAGCTGTATGTGACTGCTATTGGTGGTCTGGTGATGGCTGGTTTGATGTTGTTCGCTGGCTGGTTCCACTACCACAAAGCAGCTCCGAAGCTGGAATGGTTCCAAAACGCCGAATCCATGATGAACCACCACTTGGCTGGTTTATTCGGTCTGGGTTCACTGGCGTGGGCGGGTCACCAAATCCACGTTTCTCTGCCGATTAACGAACTGTTGGACAAGGGCGTTCCTGCGAGCAAGATTCCTCTGCCGCACGAGTTCATCCTGAATCCTCAGTTGATGGCAGACATCTATCCCAGCTTTGCCAAGGGCTTAACCCCCTTCTTTACCTTAGACTGGGGCGCGTATGCTGACTTCCTGACCTTCAAGGGTGGCTTGAACCCCGTGACCGGTGGCCTGTGGCTGACCGATACGGCGCACCACCACCTCGCACTGGCAGTGATGTTCATCGTGGCTGGTCATATGTACCGCACGAACTGGGGCATTGGCCACAGCATGAAGGAAATCCTGGAAGCTAACGGGCCCGACCCCGTCATGATTACTGGGAATGGTCACAAGGGTCTATACGAAACCTTGACCACCTCTTGGCATGCAAACCTCGCTATTAACCTAGCGATCGGTGGCTCTGTCACCATCATCGTGGCTCAGCATATGTATGCAATGCCACCCTATCCTTACCTGGCGACAGACTATGCGACGCAACTGTCGCTGTTCACCCACCACATGTGGATTGGCGGTTTCCTCATCGTAGGGGCTGCAGCTCACGGTGCCATCTTCATGGTGCGTGACTATGATCCCGTTGTAAACCAAGGCAACGTGTTGGATAACGTTATCCGTCACCGCGATGCCATCATCTCTCACTTGAACTGGGTTTGTATCTTCCTCGGCTTCCATAGCTTTGGTCTGTACATTCACAACGACACCATGCGGGCCTTCGGACGTCCTCAGGACATGTTCTCCGATACCGCAATCCAACTTCAGCCCATCTTTGCGCAGTGGGTGCAAGGCATCCATGCAGCTGCAACAGGTTTGGGTTCCACTGCTCCTGGTGCACTGGCTCCGGCAAGTGTTGCCTTCGGTGGAGATGTTGTAGCGGTCGGTGGCAAGGTTGCCATGATGCCGATCTCCCTGGGCACCGCAGACTTCCTGGTGCACCACATCCACGCCTTCACAATTCACGTGACGGTTCTCATCCTGTTGAAGGGTGTTCTGTTTGCCCGTAGCTCTCGTCTGATTCCAGACAAAGCAAATCTGGGCTTCCGCTTCCCTTGCGACGGGCCTGGTCGCGGCGGTACCTGCCAAGTTTCTGGTTGGGATCACGTTTTCCTAGGTCTGTTCTGGATGTACAACTCCATCTCGGTTGTGATTTTCCACTTCTCTTGGAAGATGCAGTCCGATGTCTGGGGTACTGTTTCGCCCGATGGTACTGTGAACCACATTACCTACGGCAACTTTGCTCAAAGCGCAATCACCATCAATGGTTGGCTGCGTGACTTCCTGTGGGCGCAAGCTTCTCAGGTCATCAACTCCTACGGTTCTGCACTGTCTGCTTACGGTCTCATGTTCCTGGCCGCCCACTTCATCTGGGCCTTCAGCCTCATGTTCCTGTTCAGCGGTCGCGGCTACTGGCAAGAATTGATTGAGTCCATCGTTTGGGCACACAACAAGCTAAAAGTGGCTCCTGCTATCCAGCCTCGTGCTCTGAGCATCATCCAGGGTCGAGCTGTGGGCGTGGCACACTACCTCTTAGGCGGAATCGCCACTACGTGGGCGTTCTTCCTAGCTCGGTCACTTTCACTATGA